A window of Phosphitispora fastidiosa contains these coding sequences:
- the dnaB gene encoding replicative DNA helicase — protein MSIPLEKVPPQNLDAEQSVLGAMLIDKEAVVKAVQVLTPDDFYRDANGHIFEAAANLFNRNEAVDLITLSEELKQSGQLDQVGGVSYVAGLANSVPTSANVEHYARIVLEKSLLRRLISVSTRITQMGYEGEEDTEALLDRAEQMIFELAQRKSRSGFAHLKSILMETFERIEFLHQNKGGITGVPSGFADLDKLTSGFQPSDLVIVAARPSMGKTALCLNIAQYASLRKELPVAVFSLEMSREQLVTRMLCAEAMVDQQKVRTGQLADKDWQQLTMAAGPLARASLFIDDTPGITPMEMRAKCRRLKAEHGLSLIVIDYLQLMQGGRKRTENRQQEISDISRSMKMLAREIQAPVIALSQLSRAVEQRQDKRPMMSDLRESGSLEQDADIVMFIYRDEYYHPEDSEKKGQAEIIVAKQRNGPVGSVDLGFMKEYTKFVNLDKQHGE, from the coding sequence ATGAGTATCCCATTGGAAAAAGTCCCACCACAGAACCTGGATGCCGAGCAATCGGTGCTCGGGGCGATGCTGATTGACAAGGAGGCCGTGGTAAAAGCTGTTCAGGTTCTAACGCCTGACGATTTTTACCGTGATGCCAATGGCCATATTTTTGAAGCTGCAGCCAACCTTTTTAACCGTAATGAAGCAGTTGACCTGATCACACTTTCCGAAGAACTCAAGCAATCAGGGCAGCTTGACCAGGTGGGCGGGGTTTCTTATGTCGCCGGACTAGCCAATTCGGTACCTACGTCGGCAAATGTGGAGCACTATGCGCGGATTGTTTTGGAAAAAAGCCTTTTGCGCAGACTTATCAGTGTATCCACAAGAATTACCCAGATGGGTTATGAGGGTGAAGAGGACACAGAGGCGCTGCTTGATAGGGCGGAACAAATGATTTTTGAACTGGCCCAGCGTAAAAGCCGGTCAGGCTTTGCTCACCTTAAAAGTATCCTTATGGAGACTTTTGAACGGATAGAATTCCTGCATCAGAACAAGGGCGGGATCACTGGGGTTCCCAGTGGATTTGCCGATCTGGACAAGCTGACCTCCGGTTTTCAGCCTTCTGACCTGGTAATAGTGGCTGCCAGGCCATCGATGGGAAAAACAGCGTTGTGCCTAAACATTGCCCAGTATGCTTCTTTAAGGAAAGAGCTTCCGGTAGCCGTGTTCAGTCTGGAGATGTCCAGGGAACAGCTTGTTACCAGGATGCTGTGTGCCGAAGCCATGGTGGACCAGCAAAAGGTAAGGACCGGCCAGCTTGCCGACAAGGACTGGCAGCAGCTGACTATGGCGGCTGGACCCCTGGCCAGGGCATCTTTGTTCATAGATGATACTCCGGGAATTACCCCTATGGAAATGCGGGCCAAATGCAGGAGGTTGAAGGCAGAACACGGTCTGTCACTGATTGTCATTGACTATCTGCAGCTTATGCAGGGTGGCCGCAAAAGGACTGAGAACAGGCAGCAGGAGATTTCGGATATTTCCCGCTCCATGAAAATGCTGGCCCGTGAAATCCAGGCTCCTGTTATTGCCCTGTCACAGTTAAGTCGTGCCGTGGAACAGAGGCAGGATAAAAGGCCGATGATGTCTGATTTGCGGGAGAGTGGCTCCCTGGAGCAGGATGCGGATATAGTAATGTTTATATACAGGGATGAATATTATCATCCTGAGGATTCGGAGAAAAAAGGCCAGGCAGAGATTATCGTAGCCAAACAGAGAAACGGTCCCGTTGGTTCTGTTGACCTGGGCTTTATGAAGGAATACACCAAGTTTGTTAATTTGGATAAACAGCACGGGGAGTAA
- the lonC gene encoding Lon family ATP-dependent protease gives MKNFLDKFISRPDKPEMAEKFTEEEYLKRQVNALYGLLTNIYGSDKVVLKAGKLEALNLLRSDLFEERVLGLQKIVFEDPTIDKLPTMEEIPQIIDDLEDEIADIIARRSVEDKLEKKIAERMQQRHEEYVKEIKMQIIKENAGPENAQTLKKLAILEKMEQKKLSRSAIEALRPDSFEEIIGQDRAIKSLMAKLACPFPQHIILYGPPGVGKTTAARLALKVAKKLRGTPFEEDAPFIEVDGTTLRWDPRDVTNPLLGSVHDPIYQGARRDLAETGIPEPKPGLVTDSHGGVLFIDEIGELDVVLQNKLLKVLEDKRVSFDSAYYDPHDTNVPHYIKKLFEEGAPADFILIGATTRDPSDINPAIRSRCAEVYFEPLTPKDIEDIIINAAAKLEVTLDGGISEAISEYTIEGRKAVNILAESYGLALYKTNGVVDCDAEAVQAGPVIVRMEDVLEVAQVSRLSPYVTVKGSPNYENGRIFGLGVAGFVGSVIEIEAVAFKAKSDGKGTIRFNDTAGSMAKDSVFNAASVIRRLSGEDIENYDIHVNIIGGGRIDGPSAGIAITAAILSALQNKPIRQDIAVTGEVSIQGRVKPVGGVFEKIYGAKQAGMKKVIVPGENSKDVPVDLKGIEVVLADNVDEALAHLFQHAGQQLVV, from the coding sequence ATGAAAAATTTTTTGGATAAGTTTATTTCCCGGCCTGACAAGCCTGAAATGGCCGAAAAGTTTACTGAGGAAGAATACTTAAAGCGGCAGGTCAATGCCCTTTATGGATTGCTGACAAACATATACGGGTCAGATAAGGTTGTTTTAAAAGCAGGCAAGCTGGAAGCGCTTAATCTGCTCCGCTCCGATTTGTTTGAGGAGCGTGTGTTGGGGCTGCAAAAAATAGTTTTTGAGGACCCGACAATTGACAAGCTCCCCACTATGGAGGAGATACCTCAGATTATAGATGATCTCGAAGATGAAATTGCAGATATTATTGCCAGGAGGTCTGTTGAGGACAAACTGGAAAAAAAGATTGCCGAAAGAATGCAGCAGCGCCATGAGGAATATGTAAAAGAAATCAAGATGCAGATTATCAAGGAAAATGCCGGGCCTGAAAATGCCCAGACTCTGAAGAAGCTTGCTATTCTGGAAAAGATGGAACAGAAAAAGCTTTCCAGGTCTGCAATTGAAGCGCTAAGACCAGATTCTTTTGAAGAGATTATTGGACAGGATAGAGCTATTAAGTCTCTGATGGCCAAACTGGCCTGCCCCTTCCCACAGCATATAATTCTTTACGGGCCTCCGGGGGTCGGGAAAACTACGGCAGCCCGCCTGGCGCTGAAAGTGGCGAAGAAATTAAGGGGAACTCCTTTTGAAGAGGATGCGCCTTTTATAGAGGTTGACGGAACTACTTTAAGATGGGACCCCAGGGATGTAACCAACCCTCTTCTGGGTTCGGTGCATGACCCAATTTACCAGGGAGCCAGGCGGGATCTGGCGGAGACGGGAATTCCTGAACCAAAGCCCGGCTTGGTAACAGATTCCCATGGAGGAGTTCTGTTTATTGATGAAATCGGCGAACTGGATGTTGTCCTGCAGAACAAGCTCTTGAAGGTACTTGAAGACAAGCGGGTATCATTTGATTCTGCTTATTATGACCCTCATGATACAAATGTTCCTCATTATATCAAAAAGCTTTTTGAGGAAGGGGCTCCTGCAGATTTTATTCTTATCGGAGCTACCACCAGAGACCCGTCAGATATAAATCCTGCTATCCGTTCCCGCTGTGCCGAAGTATATTTTGAGCCGCTGACCCCCAAAGACATAGAAGATATCATCATCAATGCAGCCGCCAAGCTGGAGGTCACTCTGGACGGGGGGATTTCGGAGGCTATCAGTGAATATACCATAGAAGGCAGGAAGGCTGTCAATATCCTTGCTGAATCATATGGACTGGCTTTGTATAAAACTAATGGGGTTGTGGACTGCGATGCCGAAGCGGTGCAAGCCGGGCCGGTTATAGTCCGGATGGAAGACGTTCTTGAAGTGGCTCAGGTCAGCAGGCTGTCTCCATATGTTACGGTTAAGGGGTCACCCAACTATGAGAACGGTCGGATATTTGGTCTCGGAGTTGCCGGATTTGTCGGTTCGGTTATTGAAATAGAAGCTGTAGCTTTTAAGGCCAAATCTGACGGTAAAGGCACCATCAGGTTTAATGATACTGCCGGAAGTATGGCCAAGGATTCCGTATTTAACGCGGCTTCAGTAATCCGGAGGCTTTCCGGAGAGGATATCGAAAACTATGATATACATGTGAATATTATTGGTGGAGGCCGTATTGACGGGCCATCTGCCGGAATCGCAATTACAGCGGCAATTTTGAGTGCATTGCAAAACAAGCCGATTCGCCAGGATATTGCCGTCACCGGGGAAGTTTCCATTCAGGGACGGGTGAAACCGGTTGGCGGGGTCTTTGAAAAGATTTACGGGGCCAAGCAGGCGGGCATGAAAAAAGTAATCGTCCCCGGTGAGAACAGCAAGGATGTTCCGGTTGACCTTAAAGGTATTGAAGTTGTTCTTGCAGATAATGTTGATGAGGCCCTGGCACACCTGTTCCAGCATGCCGGTCAACAACTGGTTGTTTGA
- the rplI gene encoding 50S ribosomal protein L9, translating into MKVILIQDIKKMGSKGDIIEVAEGYARNYLLPRKLAVEATQGHVKDLQQKKASEAHKKEKKLEEAEKLAETLGKLTVKISTKVGDAGRLFGSITSKDISDALKAQHKIDIDKKKMDLEGPIKSLGVFPVTAKLHPQVQAKIDVHVVEE; encoded by the coding sequence ATGAAGGTAATACTGATTCAGGATATCAAAAAAATGGGGTCAAAAGGTGATATTATTGAGGTTGCCGAGGGTTATGCACGAAACTATCTGTTGCCCCGGAAGCTTGCCGTGGAGGCTACTCAGGGTCATGTGAAAGACCTGCAGCAGAAAAAAGCCTCTGAGGCCCACAAAAAGGAAAAGAAACTTGAAGAAGCAGAGAAGCTTGCTGAAACGCTGGGCAAACTGACGGTGAAAATTTCCACTAAGGTTGGCGATGCCGGCAGATTGTTTGGGTCAATAACCAGCAAGGATATTTCCGATGCTTTGAAAGCCCAGCATAAAATCGATATAGATAAAAAGAAAATGGACTTGGAAGGTCCTATTAAATCTCTCGGAGTGTTTCCCGTCACAGCTAAACTGCACCCACAGGTTCAGGCAAAAATTGATGTACATGTCGTGGAAGAATAG
- a CDS encoding YybS family protein, with amino-acid sequence MTEQQRLSPLVEGAFMALITAVIGALAIWFLPVKFLVDFIWGIPIIVITKRYDLRTGLLTVGATFFITALIAGPVMTLILLMELAPLAAAYAMLFKYKKSPGTTLVVGVVVSIISDLITVLGYFYLMDVLIVPTEQELRAHVEQFVSLYTGLGMDMNQARAMVETAIRLTLVLIPSTLAIVAVVRAFFTYIVAVRVMRRLNYKIDSLPPFSSWQIPWYSVWVLIAGLVMSLAGDYYKLGAVAAIGKNMVFISSPLFFIIGLSVGTYFFRKWKIPKWSKALLIIIAIINFSGTLVLFTLIGLFDPLVSFRTRWRKSADE; translated from the coding sequence TTGACTGAGCAGCAGAGGCTGAGCCCGCTTGTAGAAGGAGCTTTTATGGCTTTAATTACAGCGGTTATCGGGGCTCTAGCCATTTGGTTTTTGCCTGTTAAGTTCCTGGTTGATTTTATCTGGGGGATTCCGATAATTGTTATTACAAAGAGGTATGATCTCAGAACCGGTCTCCTTACAGTTGGGGCAACTTTTTTTATTACAGCTCTGATCGCAGGACCTGTTATGACACTAATTTTACTTATGGAACTGGCCCCTTTGGCAGCAGCATATGCCATGTTGTTTAAATATAAGAAATCACCGGGAACTACTCTTGTAGTCGGAGTGGTTGTTTCCATCATTTCAGATTTGATTACGGTATTGGGTTATTTCTACCTCATGGATGTGCTGATTGTTCCTACAGAGCAGGAACTCAGGGCACATGTAGAGCAATTTGTCTCACTCTACACAGGTCTCGGGATGGATATGAACCAGGCCCGTGCTATGGTGGAAACAGCAATCAGGCTTACTCTGGTGCTAATACCAAGCACTCTGGCTATTGTGGCTGTTGTTCGGGCTTTTTTCACATATATAGTTGCCGTCAGGGTAATGCGCAGGTTAAATTATAAAATAGACAGCCTGCCTCCCTTTAGCAGTTGGCAGATACCATGGTATTCTGTCTGGGTTCTGATTGCCGGACTGGTAATGAGCCTTGCCGGGGACTATTACAAACTAGGCGCAGTGGCAGCTATCGGAAAGAATATGGTTTTTATTTCTTCGCCACTGTTTTTTATCATTGGACTGTCTGTAGGCACGTACTTTTTTCGAAAATGGAAGATACCAAAATGGTCTAAAGCGCTGCTTATTATTATAGCTATTATAAATTTCAGTGGAACGCTGGTGTTGTTTACTCTCATAGGATTGTTTGATCCACTGGTTTCATTCCGCACAAGGTGGCGTAAGTCAGCGGATGAGTGA
- a CDS encoding MazG-like family protein: protein MPLINQGIDIAKNIRVIEWLKTELVTAVAALFKAMMKNSQEAVEDALASMVMTVYVMARRLGVSFAQLDIRVESKIRKAIREQHELEDWYGDLTALLRYKGDKKEVK from the coding sequence ATGCCCTTAATTAACCAGGGAATCGACATTGCCAAAAACATTAGGGTTATCGAATGGCTGAAAACGGAACTGGTAACTGCTGTTGCTGCTTTGTTCAAAGCGATGATGAAAAACAGCCAGGAAGCCGTTGAAGACGCCTTGGCAAGCATGGTTATGACTGTTTATGTGATGGCTCGCAGGCTGGGTGTAAGTTTTGCTCAACTTGACATAAGGGTAGAAAGCAAAATAAGAAAAGCTATCAGAGAACAGCACGAATTAGAAGATTGGTACGGGGACCTGACGGCATTGCTCAGGTACAAAGGTGACAAAAAAGAGGTGAAATAA
- the rpsR gene encoding 30S ribosomal protein S18: MKRDRGRRPRKRVCSFCIDKVQAIDYKDGGKLKKYVTERGKILPRRISGNCAKHQRQLTIAIKRARHMALLPFTAE; the protein is encoded by the coding sequence ATGAAACGTGACCGAGGCAGAAGACCCCGGAAAAGGGTCTGTTCATTCTGTATAGATAAGGTCCAAGCTATTGATTATAAAGATGGCGGAAAGCTTAAAAAATACGTTACAGAACGCGGCAAAATCCTGCCGCGCCGTATCTCTGGAAACTGTGCCAAACATCAGCGCCAGCTTACCATAGCTATTAAGAGGGCGCGTCATATGGCTTTACTGCCATTTACTGCAGAATAA
- the ssb gene encoding single-stranded DNA-binding protein, producing the protein MLNRIVLIGRLTKDPELRYTPNGKAVAGFTLAVDRPFKNQQGEREADFISIVVWGTQAENCANYLAKGKLAAVDGRLQIRTFEGQDGQRRWVTEVVADTVRFLSPRDSSASSSASSAGSASSGIMGKEIDFSDDDIPF; encoded by the coding sequence GTGTTAAACCGTATTGTACTTATCGGCAGGTTAACAAAGGACCCCGAGTTGAGGTATACGCCAAATGGCAAGGCAGTTGCCGGGTTTACCCTGGCAGTTGATAGGCCCTTTAAAAACCAGCAGGGCGAACGTGAAGCAGACTTCATCAGCATAGTCGTATGGGGAACCCAGGCTGAAAACTGTGCTAACTATCTTGCAAAGGGAAAATTGGCAGCGGTGGACGGTCGGCTTCAAATTCGTACCTTCGAGGGACAGGACGGTCAGCGCCGCTGGGTTACCGAGGTAGTAGCTGATACGGTGCGCTTTTTAAGCCCCAGGGATAGCTCAGCCAGCAGCTCAGCTAGTTCGGCTGGTTCAGCTAGTTCCGGTATTATGGGCAAAGAAATTGATTTTTCTGATGATGACATACCGTTTTAA
- the rpsF gene encoding 30S ribosomal protein S6, whose translation MRAYEVLYIIKTLEEEQTEAVIEKFKSLIENNGGEVASLDKWGKRKLAYEIKHNREGYYVLMKFNGVPETASELDRVFRITDEIVKFMILREED comes from the coding sequence ATGCGAGCTTATGAGGTGTTGTACATTATCAAAACGTTGGAAGAAGAACAAACAGAAGCTGTTATCGAAAAATTTAAGAGCCTGATTGAAAACAATGGTGGAGAAGTTGCCAGCCTCGATAAGTGGGGAAAACGCAAACTCGCATACGAAATCAAGCATAACCGGGAAGGGTATTATGTCTTGATGAAGTTCAATGGTGTACCTGAAACCGCATCAGAGTTAGACCGTGTTTTCCGCATTACAGACGAAATTGTTAAGTTTATGATTCTTCGTGAAGAAGATTAA
- a CDS encoding DUF1287 domain-containing protein translates to MKRNALFLSLAVVFFIGSGIFAGCVSQAGSGLPPPGNGGNDSGNFPAQDERPVREQVDIERIFSEKDTDNDGLDDLEDIVAGGRAEVERGPGYTSAYYSGGYPPENEGVCTDVIWRAFKDAGYNLKDMVDEDIRRNPRAYPRVEGRPDPNIDFRRVPNLVSFFERHADSLTTEIRHYDHENLIQWQGGDIVVYGPPLWHIGIVSDTRREDGVPLLIHNGGPCPRENDMLLDWPSPIKYHFRFPGSNS, encoded by the coding sequence GTGAAAAGAAATGCCTTGTTTTTAAGCCTGGCAGTTGTTTTTTTTATAGGCAGCGGAATCTTTGCCGGGTGTGTGTCCCAAGCAGGCAGCGGGTTACCGCCACCGGGTAATGGGGGAAATGATTCGGGAAATTTCCCGGCTCAAGATGAAAGGCCGGTAAGGGAGCAAGTGGATATAGAACGGATATTTTCAGAAAAAGATACGGATAATGACGGCCTTGATGACCTTGAGGACATAGTTGCCGGCGGCAGGGCAGAAGTGGAGAGAGGACCGGGTTATACCAGCGCGTATTACAGCGGGGGTTATCCTCCCGAGAATGAAGGGGTTTGTACTGATGTAATCTGGCGGGCTTTCAAAGATGCCGGTTACAACCTCAAGGATATGGTCGATGAGGATATCCGCAGAAACCCCAGGGCTTACCCAAGAGTAGAAGGCAGACCTGACCCCAATATTGATTTCAGAAGAGTACCCAACCTGGTTTCTTTTTTTGAACGGCATGCCGATAGTCTGACAACCGAAATCAGGCACTATGACCATGAAAACCTTATCCAGTGGCAGGGTGGGGACATAGTTGTATATGGCCCGCCGCTGTGGCATATTGGTATTGTTTCCGATACCAGAAGAGAGGACGGGGTCCCCCTGCTGATACATAATGGCGGCCCTTGTCCCCGGGAAAACGATATGCTTTTGGACTGGCCCAGTCCAATAAAGTATCACTTCAGATTCCCCGGGTCTAACAGTTAA
- a CDS encoding DUF2225 domain-containing protein, whose protein sequence is MSANPYMRTIAKGTVLFLEKAPGHEMFIVLKGSVELSTISNKRKVILTHIPQGGFFGEMSLLGGEHRGYSAIASDNSVLLIINRDNFDEIAATNPQLIFRIMQGLSARISDLTSRLKNAGITGYSLWGQEHDKDSDRNADTPPDDEKSVPGDADTARGPSTTETSPVFGVGKLNSDKAVARDNPAVVEQYTFNKKVKCPVCNNNFETLTIRDSRLKQVDRTEELRVLYEDIDPLKYNIWMCPECFYAMRRTEFDKLNGIQKQKLANLTEQRKSRFTPNFKKIYTRGFAINAYLISIDCCDGFIKSEGIDERIAGMWLNVAWLYDDMDEPDKAGEARKNALEKFKLAYMSGHRSEGQDQKIEYLVGRLAFGQGNVKEAREYWFRANSRRNGVPLLKELARDGLDMLKEVEQEKEST, encoded by the coding sequence ATGTCCGCCAATCCATATATGCGAACTATTGCCAAAGGCACCGTGCTCTTCCTGGAAAAGGCTCCCGGACACGAGATGTTTATTGTATTGAAAGGTTCTGTGGAACTAAGCACCATATCCAACAAGCGAAAAGTAATCCTTACCCACATCCCACAGGGAGGCTTTTTCGGGGAAATGTCCCTCCTGGGAGGAGAACACCGGGGATATTCAGCCATAGCTTCCGACAATTCCGTCCTGCTCATCATTAACAGGGATAATTTTGATGAAATTGCCGCTACCAATCCCCAGCTTATCTTCCGCATTATGCAGGGCTTATCCGCACGTATCAGCGATTTAACTAGCCGTCTCAAGAATGCAGGCATTACCGGGTATTCGCTTTGGGGGCAGGAACATGACAAAGATTCGGACAGAAATGCCGATACTCCGCCCGATGATGAGAAATCTGTGCCCGGAGACGCTGACACTGCCAGAGGACCGTCAACAACAGAAACTTCCCCGGTTTTTGGAGTCGGAAAACTGAACAGTGATAAGGCTGTTGCCCGCGACAACCCCGCTGTTGTCGAACAATATACCTTTAATAAAAAAGTAAAATGCCCGGTATGTAACAATAATTTTGAAACCCTTACCATCAGGGACAGTCGGCTGAAACAGGTTGACAGAACAGAAGAACTAAGGGTGCTTTATGAAGATATAGACCCATTAAAATATAATATATGGATGTGTCCCGAGTGTTTTTATGCCATGCGGAGAACGGAATTTGACAAACTTAACGGTATTCAGAAACAGAAACTGGCCAACCTAACCGAACAACGCAAATCCCGATTCACTCCAAATTTTAAGAAAATATATACCCGGGGTTTTGCCATTAATGCTTACCTGATTTCAATTGACTGCTGTGACGGGTTTATTAAAAGCGAAGGTATTGATGAAAGAATTGCCGGCATGTGGTTAAATGTTGCCTGGCTCTATGATGATATGGATGAGCCTGACAAGGCTGGGGAAGCCCGGAAGAATGCACTGGAAAAGTTCAAGCTTGCCTATATGTCAGGCCACAGGTCTGAGGGACAGGACCAGAAGATAGAGTATCTGGTAGGTCGGCTGGCTTTTGGCCAGGGTAATGTCAAGGAAGCTAGGGAATACTGGTTCAGGGCTAACAGTCGGCGGAACGGGGTCCCACTTCTCAAAGAATTAGCCCGGGACGGGCTTGATATGTTAAAAGAGGTGGAACAGGAAAAAGAAAGTACTTGA
- the ychF gene encoding redox-regulated ATPase YchF has protein sequence MQLGIVGLPNVGKSTLFNAITRAGAEAANYPFCTIDPNVGVVEVPDERLDRLAEMVRPQKVVPTVTEFVDIAGLVKGASKGEGLGNKFLSHIREVDAIVHVVRCFQDTNVTHVEGDIGPARDIETINMELVLADLETMDKRLERTRKMMKTHDKKYGAELKVLERIQEALDAGMPVRSVELEPEEQVLLKDANFLTSKPVLYVANVSEDDLPDAQGNRLVEEVRKIAALENSEAVVVCGKIEAEIAELEDEEKVEFLADLGLHESGLDRLVRAGYRLLGLLTFFTAGPQEVKAWTIRSGTKAPQAAGKIHTDIERGFIRAEIVSYDDLMAAGSQNQAKEKGQVRLEGKEYIMKDGDVVYFRFNV, from the coding sequence ATGCAGCTAGGAATCGTAGGGTTGCCCAATGTAGGCAAATCAACCCTTTTTAATGCAATCACCAGGGCAGGAGCCGAAGCGGCCAACTACCCTTTTTGTACCATAGACCCCAATGTCGGGGTTGTGGAAGTGCCTGATGAAAGACTGGACAGGCTGGCTGAAATGGTCAGGCCTCAAAAGGTTGTTCCAACTGTGACGGAGTTTGTGGATATTGCCGGTTTGGTGAAAGGAGCCAGTAAAGGCGAGGGCTTGGGCAACAAATTCCTGTCCCATATAAGGGAAGTAGATGCCATAGTCCATGTGGTCAGGTGTTTTCAGGATACCAACGTTACTCATGTGGAAGGCGATATCGGCCCGGCAAGGGATATTGAGACAATTAATATGGAACTGGTCCTGGCGGATCTGGAAACCATGGATAAGCGGCTTGAGCGGACTCGGAAAATGATGAAAACTCATGATAAAAAGTATGGGGCAGAACTGAAAGTGCTGGAACGTATTCAGGAAGCCCTGGATGCAGGTATGCCGGTACGAAGTGTTGAGCTTGAGCCCGAAGAACAGGTTTTGTTAAAGGATGCTAATTTTTTGACCTCCAAACCGGTGCTGTATGTGGCCAATGTAAGTGAGGATGACCTGCCCGACGCTCAAGGAAACCGTCTGGTGGAGGAAGTCAGGAAGATTGCAGCATTGGAGAACTCGGAAGCAGTAGTGGTCTGTGGGAAAATCGAGGCCGAAATTGCTGAACTTGAAGATGAAGAAAAGGTGGAGTTTCTTGCTGATCTGGGTCTTCATGAATCCGGGCTGGATAGGTTGGTCAGAGCGGGATACCGCTTGCTTGGTCTGCTGACCTTTTTTACCGCCGGTCCCCAGGAGGTAAAGGCATGGACCATTAGGAGCGGTACCAAGGCTCCGCAGGCTGCAGGTAAAATCCATACTGATATTGAGCGGGGATTTATCAGGGCAGAGATAGTGTCCTATGACGACTTGATGGCTGCAGGTTCTCAGAATCAGGCCAAGGAGAAGGGACAGGTCCGCCTTGAGGGCAAGGAATATATCATGAAAGACGGCGATGTGGTCTATTTCCGCTTCAATGTATAA
- a CDS encoding DUF5050 domain-containing protein, which produces MYIKRLLSLILVFLSCLFYSGTALAQDNLTDDVLIKVKEAAVFYLDSPMALVNGEKRVIDLSDAEITPVVKNGRTLLPLRFVSESLGAKVDWNSKSNTATVYLGDIIVKITLGNEEMIVNNKVSTLNVPAELRQGRTYIPLRALAEALNRKVFFHSGLIVISNEDNILDPILDSGIIDELIFQCTGIGNSTGNLMNDAAYAQYGDWLVFYNPFDNDRLYKSKFDGLNKTKLSNDIPFSINFIGNWIYYATPSGTRKTRIGDSLFDETIFDIYKIRIDGSGRTKISTEKSLNWLAVAGNWIYYVNEHNQLSKIKVDGTQRTRIGDQLAEPYNICVSNGWIYYQTPYNWESEYFQNGLWKIKTDGTERSKILNEMIPYAGFDVVGDTIFYCSDYYCDNPGFYRMKSDGTEKVQISSNSVPSQMNISGEWVCFWEYKDNGALYRMKLDGTQKTKLSDVHAYRLGIVGDWIFYQCNWVESNVYPVYRIRLDGSGKTRVGG; this is translated from the coding sequence TTGTATATTAAAAGATTGCTATCCTTGATACTGGTATTTTTAAGCTGTCTTTTTTATTCGGGAACAGCTCTAGCCCAAGACAATCTTACTGATGATGTCTTAATTAAAGTAAAAGAGGCAGCTGTTTTTTATCTTGACAGCCCCATGGCACTCGTTAATGGTGAGAAAAGGGTCATTGATCTGTCTGACGCTGAAATAACTCCTGTTGTAAAAAATGGAAGAACCTTATTGCCATTAAGATTTGTATCAGAAAGCCTGGGGGCTAAAGTGGACTGGAATTCAAAGAGCAATACTGCAACAGTTTATTTGGGTGACATAATAGTAAAGATAACACTCGGAAATGAAGAGATGATTGTAAACAATAAAGTTTCTACTCTGAATGTTCCGGCAGAGTTAAGGCAGGGAAGGACTTACATACCACTAAGAGCTTTGGCAGAAGCCTTGAATAGAAAAGTCTTTTTTCACAGTGGATTAATTGTTATAAGTAATGAGGACAACATCCTGGATCCCATTTTGGATTCAGGAATCATTGATGAATTGATATTCCAGTGTACGGGAATAGGTAACAGTACCGGTAACTTAATGAACGATGCGGCTTATGCCCAGTATGGAGACTGGCTGGTATTCTATAATCCGTTTGATAATGATCGACTATATAAAAGCAAGTTTGATGGATTAAACAAAACCAAGCTGAGCAACGACATCCCTTTTTCAATAAATTTCATCGGAAACTGGATTTACTATGCGACTCCTTCCGGAACTCGGAAAACCAGGATTGGGGATTCCCTTTTCGATGAAACAATATTTGATATTTATAAGATACGAATTGACGGTTCCGGCAGAACCAAAATCAGCACTGAGAAATCACTAAACTGGCTGGCAGTGGCAGGCAATTGGATCTATTATGTAAATGAACATAATCAGCTATCAAAAATCAAAGTTGATGGCACCCAAAGAACAAGAATTGGTGATCAATTGGCAGAGCCTTATAATATTTGTGTAAGCAACGGATGGATTTATTACCAGACGCCTTATAACTGGGAGAGTGAATATTTTCAAAATGGGCTATGGAAAATAAAAACCGATGGTACGGAGAGATCAAAAATTTTAAATGAAATGATACCCTATGCCGGTTTTGATGTTGTCGGAGACACAATTTTTTATTGCTCTGATTATTATTGTGATAACCCCGGTTTCTATAGGATGAAATCAGACGGAACAGAAAAAGTCCAGATATCCAGTAACTCGGTACCTTCTCAGATGAATATTTCTGGTGAGTGGGTGTGTTTTTGGGAATATAAAGACAATGGTGCACTCTATAGAATGAAATTGGACGGAACACAGAAAACGAAATTGAGTGACGTACATGCCTATCGTCTAGGAATAGTTGGAGATTGGATTTTCTACCAATGCAACTGGGTTGAAAGTAATGTATATCCTGTTTACCGGATACGCTTAGATGGCAGCGGTAAGACGAGAGTAGGAGGTTAA